From Actinopolymorpha cephalotaxi, one genomic window encodes:
- a CDS encoding GNAT family N-acetyltransferase: protein MNERVWAAHADAWQAMGRIRVADGGGAALLPGCAVMASGLPYPQWNNGDVTDPALFDLDQVRAWYAPRGVPWGVRVPAGTPWPYGRWLFRKRCMALAVPAYERPVAMPPGLVVTPARPDEAELFATVDAEAFGDPVEQNLAWVRPQLGADGFRSVLARLDGEPVGVATGIRTSGSGGESVGVFGVGVLPRARRRGIGAALTADILAWGFGGGATLAHLNPETEEAARLYTRLGFAEVAGLDIYVGLDG, encoded by the coding sequence ATGAACGAACGGGTGTGGGCGGCGCACGCCGACGCCTGGCAGGCGATGGGCCGGATCCGGGTGGCCGACGGCGGGGGCGCCGCGCTGCTGCCGGGCTGTGCGGTGATGGCCTCCGGTCTGCCGTACCCGCAGTGGAACAACGGCGACGTGACCGACCCGGCGCTGTTCGACCTGGACCAGGTGCGCGCGTGGTACGCCCCTCGAGGCGTCCCGTGGGGCGTGCGGGTGCCGGCGGGCACGCCATGGCCGTACGGGCGGTGGCTGTTCCGGAAGCGGTGCATGGCGCTGGCGGTGCCGGCGTACGAACGTCCGGTGGCGATGCCGCCGGGGCTCGTCGTCACACCGGCCAGGCCGGACGAGGCGGAGTTGTTCGCCACCGTGGACGCGGAGGCGTTCGGCGACCCGGTGGAGCAGAACCTCGCCTGGGTACGCCCGCAACTCGGCGCCGACGGTTTCCGGTCCGTGCTGGCCAGGCTGGACGGCGAGCCGGTCGGCGTGGCCACCGGCATCCGCACCAGCGGTTCGGGTGGGGAGAGCGTCGGCGTCTTCGGCGTGGGTGTCCTGCCGCGGGCCCGCCGGCGGGGGATCGGCGCCGCGCTCACAGCGGACATCCTGGCCTGGGGGTTCGGCGGCGGCGCGACGCTCGCCCACCTGAATCCCGAGACCGAGGAGGCCGCCCGGCTGTACACGCGGCTGGGTTTCGCCGAGGTCGCCGGCCTGGACATCTACGTCGGCCTCGACGGCTGA
- a CDS encoding aspartate aminotransferase family protein, with amino-acid sequence MTSTDRDTDLLARHRAVMPNWQALYYDDPLEIVGGQGRRVTGGDGRTYLDFFAGILSNSLGYGVPEITEAVRRQLDTGVVHTSTAYLGRAQVEYAERVAELSGIPDAKVFFVNSGTEANEAALLLTTHARRSNQVLALRNSYHGRAFATVAITGNRSWGTSSLSPVHVSYVYGGYRYRSPFRHLSDADYIEACVEDLRDVIATTTAGDVACMITEPIQGVGGFATPPDGLFGAMKQVLDEYGIHFVSDEVQTGWGRTGEHFWGYQAHDVVPDVLTFAKGAAGGLAIGGVVARAELMDGLNASGLSTFGGNPLAMAAANATLDYLLAHDVQANAAKLGARLMSGLRALADGTNIVGDVRGKGLMIGLELVEPGTDTPSPRAAGMVLAECRRGGLLVGKGGLHGNVIRIGPPLTLTEDEAEEGLAIASDAIGRVYEALV; translated from the coding sequence ATGACCAGCACCGACCGGGACACCGACCTGCTCGCCCGGCACCGCGCGGTGATGCCGAACTGGCAGGCGCTCTACTACGACGACCCGCTGGAGATCGTCGGCGGGCAGGGGCGCCGGGTCACCGGCGGTGACGGCCGGACCTACCTCGACTTCTTCGCCGGGATCCTCAGCAACTCCCTCGGGTACGGCGTACCCGAGATCACCGAGGCCGTCCGCCGCCAGCTCGACACCGGCGTGGTGCACACCTCCACCGCCTACCTCGGCCGGGCGCAGGTGGAGTACGCCGAGCGGGTCGCGGAGCTGTCCGGCATCCCGGACGCGAAGGTGTTCTTCGTCAACTCCGGCACCGAGGCCAACGAGGCCGCGCTGCTGCTCACCACCCACGCGCGGCGCAGCAACCAGGTGCTGGCGCTGCGCAACTCCTACCACGGCCGCGCGTTCGCCACGGTGGCGATCACCGGCAACCGGAGCTGGGGCACCAGCTCGCTGTCCCCGGTGCACGTGAGCTACGTGTACGGCGGCTACCGCTACCGCAGCCCGTTCCGCCACCTGTCCGACGCCGACTACATCGAGGCGTGCGTGGAGGACCTGCGCGACGTCATCGCGACCACCACCGCGGGCGACGTGGCGTGCATGATCACCGAGCCGATCCAGGGCGTGGGCGGGTTCGCCACCCCGCCGGACGGGCTGTTCGGCGCGATGAAGCAGGTGCTGGACGAGTACGGCATCCACTTCGTCAGCGACGAGGTGCAGACCGGCTGGGGCCGGACCGGCGAGCACTTCTGGGGCTACCAGGCACACGACGTGGTGCCCGACGTGCTGACGTTCGCCAAGGGCGCCGCCGGTGGGCTGGCGATCGGCGGCGTGGTCGCCCGTGCGGAGCTGATGGACGGGCTGAACGCGAGCGGGCTGTCGACGTTCGGCGGCAACCCGCTGGCGATGGCCGCCGCGAACGCGACCCTGGACTACCTGCTCGCCCACGACGTGCAGGCCAACGCCGCCAAGCTCGGGGCGAGGCTGATGTCGGGCCTGCGGGCCCTGGCCGACGGCACGAACATCGTCGGCGACGTACGCGGCAAGGGACTGATGATCGGCCTGGAGCTGGTCGAGCCGGGCACCGACACGCCCAGCCCGCGGGCCGCGGGGATGGTGCTGGCGGAGTGCCGGCGCGGCGGGCTGCTGGTCGGCAAGGGCGGCCTGCACGGGAACGTCATCCGGATCGGGCCGCCGCTCACCCTCACCGAGGACGAGGCCGAGGAAGGGCTGGCGATCGCCTCCGACGCGATCGGGCGGGTGTACGAGGCGCTGGTCTGA
- a CDS encoding ABC transporter substrate-binding protein, giving the protein MPSHSPGTARLTRRDVLAAMSAGAGAWALAGCRQGGEPGAAGAPAEFHGGTAYQVPPKGHFNLMDGVTDAILGDHFYLDLILAPGAMYRWKEKKWEPMLLEKWKVDEAARTFTCTLRSGLRWSDGKPITSKDAVTTFWCLRIMRNSLWDYLDDVRAPDERTIVLTMKKPSTVVERYVLRQHLHADATYGPWARRAQRLFGSGKDLDSPEGGKLNEEFQAFRPERAVVSGPFDYEYDTITNAQLTLVKNPKGYAADRISFDKVIVFNGETPTITPLVLAKRLDYATHGFPVATEKQLTKKGVRIIRPPVYSGPALLFNLARLGEFADPAARQALAHAIDRDLNGKVSLASSGRGVRYLAGFSDNLVPEWMPEADRGRLNAYEFDQDKAAGLLTKAGWRRQGKRWLTPQGRAAEYEIIFPAEYADWSASGQDAARQLSRFGIRVTPRGVTESQQPIDVDKGNFSLAIQSWGTSDHPHPHFAFVQDLFVHNIPVAANQGGKGMAFPLRQSTKVRGQVDLQRLVIQAGEGLDEAAQRATVSTLGLAFNELLPMIPLFERYGNNPALEGVRVTAWPPDSDPLLQNSPYADNFTIMLMYAGRLRPAKGTR; this is encoded by the coding sequence ATGCCTTCACATTCCCCTGGCACCGCACGACTGACCCGGCGGGACGTCCTGGCCGCGATGAGCGCGGGTGCCGGTGCCTGGGCGCTGGCCGGATGCCGGCAGGGCGGCGAACCCGGTGCGGCCGGCGCGCCCGCGGAGTTCCACGGCGGTACGGCGTACCAGGTGCCGCCCAAGGGCCACTTCAACCTGATGGACGGCGTGACCGACGCGATCCTCGGCGACCACTTCTACCTCGACCTGATCCTCGCGCCGGGCGCGATGTACCGGTGGAAGGAGAAGAAGTGGGAACCGATGCTGCTGGAGAAGTGGAAGGTCGACGAGGCGGCCCGCACGTTCACCTGCACGCTGCGGTCCGGACTGAGGTGGAGTGACGGCAAGCCGATCACCAGCAAGGACGCGGTGACCACCTTCTGGTGCCTGCGGATCATGCGGAACTCGTTGTGGGACTACCTGGACGACGTCCGTGCGCCCGACGAGCGCACGATCGTGCTCACCATGAAGAAGCCCTCGACCGTGGTGGAGCGTTACGTGCTGCGCCAGCACCTGCACGCCGACGCGACGTACGGTCCGTGGGCGCGCCGGGCGCAGCGCCTCTTCGGGTCCGGCAAGGACCTGGACTCACCGGAGGGCGGGAAGCTGAACGAGGAGTTCCAGGCGTTCCGGCCGGAACGCGCCGTGGTCTCCGGACCGTTCGACTACGAGTACGACACCATCACCAACGCCCAGTTGACGTTGGTGAAGAACCCCAAGGGGTACGCCGCGGACAGGATCTCCTTCGACAAGGTGATCGTCTTCAACGGCGAGACGCCCACGATCACCCCGCTCGTGCTCGCGAAGCGACTGGACTACGCCACCCACGGCTTCCCGGTCGCCACCGAGAAACAGCTGACGAAGAAGGGCGTCCGGATCATCCGGCCGCCGGTCTACTCCGGGCCCGCGCTGCTGTTCAACCTGGCCCGGCTCGGTGAGTTCGCCGACCCGGCCGCCCGGCAGGCACTGGCGCACGCGATCGACCGCGACCTCAACGGCAAGGTGTCGTTGGCAAGCTCGGGCCGGGGAGTCCGTTACCTGGCAGGGTTCTCCGACAACCTGGTGCCCGAGTGGATGCCGGAGGCCGACCGCGGCCGGCTGAACGCCTACGAGTTCGACCAGGACAAGGCGGCCGGGCTGTTGACGAAGGCGGGCTGGCGCCGTCAGGGCAAGCGGTGGTTGACACCGCAGGGCAGGGCCGCGGAGTACGAGATCATCTTCCCGGCGGAGTACGCCGACTGGTCGGCGTCCGGGCAGGACGCCGCCCGCCAGCTGTCGCGGTTCGGCATCAGGGTCACCCCGCGCGGGGTCACCGAGTCCCAGCAGCCGATCGACGTGGACAAGGGCAACTTCTCCCTCGCCATCCAGTCGTGGGGCACGTCGGACCATCCACATCCGCACTTCGCCTTCGTGCAGGACCTGTTCGTCCACAACATCCCGGTGGCGGCGAACCAGGGCGGCAAGGGCATGGCGTTCCCCCTGCGGCAGTCCACTAAGGTACGCGGTCAGGTGGACCTGCAGCGGCTGGTGATCCAGGCGGGCGAGGGGCTCGACGAGGCAGCGCAGCGGGCCACCGTCAGCACCCTCGGCCTGGCGTTCAACGAGCTGCTGCCGATGATCCCGCTGTTCGAGCGGTACGGCAACAACCCTGCCCTGGAAGGGGTTCGGGTCACCGCCTGGCCGCCGGACAGTGACCCGCTGCTGCAGAACTCGCCGTACGCCGACAACTTCACCATCATGTTGATGTACGCCGGACGCCTCCGGCCCGCGAAGGGAACACGATGA
- the ggt gene encoding gamma-glutamyltransferase: MNTDPTWSRRRIAPVFAEGGMVASAHPLVTGAGLRVLADGGNAVDAAVASALVAAVVMPEMCGLGGDLFSLVHDPAATGPEGTVTSFQGSGIAPRAASLASMRAAGDGVHLPGRGPLSVTVPGAVHGWFTLLERHGTRTFADLARPAIGYAHGHPVSPVLVGFITKFADLLAAAPTSARVFLPDGRPPAPGSVLAQADLARTLELVAANGPEVFYQGEIAERIGAFMAQAGGALSAADFKDHHTDVSAPLSTTYRGHRVFQTCLPSQGLVMLEALNIAERFDLAGLGAASPERTHLLVEATKLAFADRYAHCCGDAAFGPSPVERLLSKDWAAGRASLIGRQARHDVPAGAFDPGHTTYLCVTDRDGMMVSLIQSVAANFGSGLVAGETGVLLNNRCQAFSLDEASPNVFAPGKKPMHTLNCYLIADRQGRMNVVGGTPGGDRQPQWNLQVITGLLDHGLDPQQTVEQPLWISSPSAGEGGRFTLTLEGRAGREHAAALAERGHDVTVGGDWSAESGAQVIARDSVTGVLTGGSDPRTEGSALGL, from the coding sequence ATGAACACCGACCCCACCTGGTCCCGCCGCCGGATCGCCCCGGTGTTCGCCGAGGGCGGGATGGTGGCCTCGGCCCACCCGCTGGTGACCGGCGCGGGCCTGCGGGTGCTCGCCGACGGCGGCAACGCGGTGGACGCCGCGGTCGCCTCGGCGCTGGTGGCCGCGGTGGTGATGCCGGAGATGTGCGGCCTGGGCGGCGACCTGTTCTCGCTGGTGCACGACCCCGCGGCGACTGGCCCCGAAGGCACCGTGACGTCCTTTCAGGGCAGCGGAATCGCGCCCCGCGCGGCGAGCCTCGCCTCGATGCGGGCGGCCGGCGACGGCGTCCACCTGCCGGGCCGTGGCCCGCTGTCGGTGACGGTGCCGGGCGCGGTGCACGGCTGGTTCACGTTGCTCGAACGCCACGGTACCCGGACGTTCGCCGACCTCGCCCGGCCCGCGATCGGCTACGCCCACGGGCATCCGGTCTCGCCGGTGCTGGTCGGGTTCATCACGAAGTTCGCCGACCTGCTGGCGGCGGCCCCGACCTCGGCGCGGGTCTTCCTCCCGGACGGCAGGCCGCCCGCACCGGGCAGTGTGCTCGCGCAGGCCGACCTCGCGCGCACCCTGGAGCTGGTCGCCGCGAACGGTCCGGAGGTCTTCTACCAGGGCGAGATCGCCGAGCGGATCGGCGCGTTCATGGCTCAGGCCGGTGGTGCGCTGTCGGCGGCCGACTTCAAGGACCACCACACCGACGTGTCGGCGCCGCTGTCCACGACGTACCGCGGTCATCGGGTGTTCCAGACCTGCCTGCCCAGTCAGGGCCTGGTGATGCTGGAGGCGCTGAACATCGCCGAACGCTTCGACCTCGCCGGCCTCGGCGCCGCGTCACCGGAACGCACCCACCTGCTGGTCGAGGCGACCAAGCTGGCGTTCGCCGACCGGTACGCCCACTGCTGCGGCGACGCGGCGTTCGGTCCCTCGCCGGTCGAGCGGCTGCTGTCGAAGGACTGGGCGGCCGGGCGGGCGAGCCTGATCGGCAGGCAGGCCCGCCACGACGTACCGGCCGGCGCGTTCGACCCCGGCCACACCACGTACCTGTGCGTCACCGACCGCGACGGCATGATGGTCTCGCTGATCCAGTCCGTGGCCGCCAACTTCGGCAGCGGGCTGGTGGCCGGCGAAACCGGGGTCCTGCTGAACAACCGCTGCCAGGCGTTCTCCCTCGACGAGGCCTCGCCGAACGTCTTCGCGCCGGGCAAGAAGCCGATGCACACGCTCAACTGCTACCTGATCGCCGACCGGCAGGGACGGATGAACGTCGTCGGCGGCACGCCGGGCGGTGACCGGCAGCCCCAGTGGAACCTCCAGGTGATCACCGGGCTGCTCGACCACGGTCTGGACCCGCAGCAGACGGTCGAGCAGCCGCTGTGGATCAGCTCGCCGTCGGCGGGGGAGGGCGGCAGGTTCACGCTGACGCTGGAGGGCCGGGCCGGCCGGGAGCACGCCGCGGCGCTGGCCGAACGCGGGCACGACGTGACGGTCGGCGGCGACTGGAGTGCGGAGAGCGGCGCCCAGGTGATCGCCCGAGACTCGGTGACTGGCGTGCTCACCGGTGGCAGCGACCCGCGTACCGAAGGGTCCGCCCTCGGGTTGTGA
- a CDS encoding MerR family transcriptional regulator: MRIGELAERTGTTTRALRYYESQGLLAARRTSNGYRDYGDTDRRIVEEIRSLLAIGFSLEETRPFVECLRSGHEAGDACPNSVQVYRAKLAEIDDCLTRLGAVRDQIQAQLATALQRRASAQIDHTVGDSTCC, translated from the coding sequence ATGCGCATCGGAGAGCTTGCCGAACGAACCGGCACGACCACGCGGGCGTTGCGTTACTACGAGTCGCAGGGGCTGCTGGCTGCCCGGCGTACGTCGAACGGCTATCGCGACTACGGCGACACCGACCGGCGGATCGTCGAGGAGATCCGGTCCCTGCTGGCGATCGGGTTCTCGCTGGAGGAGACCCGGCCGTTCGTGGAGTGCCTGCGGTCCGGGCACGAGGCCGGCGACGCGTGCCCGAACTCCGTGCAGGTCTACCGCGCCAAGCTCGCCGAGATCGACGACTGTCTCACCCGGCTGGGTGCCGTACGGGACCAGATCCAGGCGCAGCTGGCGACCGCCCTGCAGCGCAGGGCCTCCGCCCAGATCGACCACACCGTTGGAGATTCGACATGCTGCTGA
- the trxA gene encoding thioredoxin, with protein sequence MLLNDKAARTSRPGQGKELEAVTDATFADRVLGADLPVLVEFWAPWCGPCRMLGPVLEQIAGENAERLRVVKINYDENPQTGMATRVMAVPTMQVYRGGELVKSLVGARSKARLLAELEDVLAPA encoded by the coding sequence ATGCTGCTGAACGACAAAGCCGCCCGCACGTCCCGCCCGGGCCAGGGCAAGGAACTCGAGGCGGTCACCGACGCGACCTTCGCCGACCGGGTGCTCGGCGCCGACCTGCCGGTGCTGGTGGAGTTCTGGGCGCCCTGGTGCGGGCCGTGCCGGATGCTCGGGCCGGTGCTCGAACAGATCGCGGGGGAGAACGCCGAACGCCTCCGGGTGGTGAAGATCAACTACGACGAGAACCCCCAGACCGGGATGGCGACCCGTGTCATGGCCGTACCGACGATGCAGGTCTACCGCGGCGGGGAGCTGGTGAAGTCGCTGGTCGGCGCACGGTCGAAGGCGCGGCTGCTGGCCGAGCTGGAGGACGTGCTGGCACCGGCCTGA
- a CDS encoding GAF and ANTAR domain-containing protein — MPLDRLRLIDELATIVADVERVAELPQRVCDTVVDLLPIDGVGLSLMNPDIAGGRTLLGASNDAGVEIEELQYRLGEGPCVSAFADNQPVLVPDLQAADATVRWPMFTREVAQLGVRAIFALPLRIGAAGMGVLDFHRTRPGPLLEVIEALLVADAVAVVLFNYQLRQQQTESLPDLYELSRLQHEQVHLAIGMVSGQLDIPNEQAIDLLRAYAYEHGERLNDVAEQVVERRLRLTLDS, encoded by the coding sequence ATGCCGCTGGACCGCCTGCGACTCATCGACGAGCTGGCCACCATCGTGGCGGACGTCGAGCGGGTCGCCGAGCTCCCCCAGCGCGTGTGCGACACCGTCGTGGACCTGCTGCCGATCGACGGCGTGGGACTGTCCCTGATGAACCCCGACATCGCCGGTGGCCGCACCCTGCTGGGCGCCAGCAACGACGCCGGCGTGGAGATCGAGGAGCTGCAGTACCGGCTGGGCGAAGGTCCGTGCGTGTCCGCGTTCGCCGACAACCAGCCGGTCCTGGTGCCCGACCTGCAGGCCGCGGACGCGACGGTTCGCTGGCCGATGTTCACTCGCGAGGTAGCCCAGCTGGGGGTGCGGGCGATCTTCGCCCTGCCGCTGCGGATCGGCGCCGCCGGCATGGGCGTACTCGACTTCCACCGCACCCGGCCCGGTCCGTTGCTGGAGGTCATCGAGGCGCTGCTGGTGGCCGACGCGGTGGCGGTCGTGTTGTTCAACTACCAGCTCCGGCAACAGCAGACGGAGAGCCTGCCCGATCTGTACGAGCTGTCCCGGCTGCAGCACGAGCAGGTGCACCTCGCGATCGGGATGGTCTCCGGCCAGCTCGACATCCCCAACGAGCAGGCGATCGACCTGCTGCGTGCGTACGCGTACGAACACGGCGAACGCCTCAACGACGTCGCCGAACAGGTCGTGGAACGCCGGCTGCGCCTGACCCTCGACAGCTGA
- a CDS encoding GAF domain-containing protein, whose translation MTTGHTRGEGPTRGEGAFPVEFAELTQSLVNDYDPIELLDRVTAMCVDLLPVQAAGVLLADQWGALGTIASSSEQMRLLELMQLQTDHGPCLECYRTGEPINTLDLTGPAARRWPDFAARAVAAGFRGIAAMPMRLRDDLIGALNLLSEQPVPLSHYEQRVAQALADLATIAVVHERTLRRPELPVEQRLAVLNQRVIIEQATGMVAQHGGYDLSEAYGVLRRRARETGRRLTDLATALVEGRITVSEADRPATK comes from the coding sequence ATGACGACCGGACACACCCGAGGCGAGGGACCCACCCGGGGCGAGGGCGCCTTCCCGGTGGAGTTCGCGGAACTCACGCAGTCCCTTGTCAACGACTACGACCCGATCGAGCTGCTCGACCGGGTGACGGCGATGTGCGTCGACCTGCTGCCGGTGCAGGCGGCCGGGGTGTTGCTGGCCGACCAGTGGGGAGCACTCGGCACCATCGCCTCGTCCAGCGAACAGATGCGCCTGCTGGAACTCATGCAGCTGCAGACCGACCACGGCCCCTGCCTGGAGTGCTACCGCACCGGCGAGCCGATCAACACCCTCGACCTGACCGGCCCCGCCGCGCGCAGGTGGCCGGACTTCGCCGCCCGGGCCGTCGCCGCCGGATTCCGGGGGATCGCGGCGATGCCGATGCGGCTGCGCGACGACCTGATCGGGGCCCTGAACCTGCTCAGTGAGCAGCCCGTGCCGTTGTCGCACTACGAGCAGCGCGTCGCCCAGGCGCTGGCCGACCTGGCGACGATCGCGGTCGTCCACGAACGCACGCTGCGCCGTCCGGAGCTGCCGGTCGAGCAGCGCCTCGCGGTGCTCAACCAGCGCGTGATCATCGAACAGGCCACCGGAATGGTCGCCCAGCACGGCGGCTACGACCTGTCCGAGGCGTACGGCGTGCTGCGCCGGCGCGCGCGGGAGACCGGTCGGCGCCTCACCGACCTCGCCACGGCGCTGGTCGAGGGGCGGATCACCGTGTCCGAGGCGGACCGGCCCGCGACGAAGTGA